acacaccttccacggttatacagtatacattaccactatatagatatagcaaataccgcagcagcacagtcagattgtgtgtactgggtgcaattcctcctGGAGGCCGGCTTCTCCCCCACGAAATATGCATTCCAAAAACTAAGCAGCACTTCCAGACTTCAGTGAAcaggtgaagaccccaaactttattcccctaGCTGGGGAATAAAGTTTGTGGTCTTCACCCGTTCACTGAagtctggaagtgctgcctcgtttttggaacgtatatatatatatatatatatatatatatatatatctcggtCATGCTTGCTGCATAGATACTTTACATACATATGTAGTTCCAAGACAAGACATAATGGGACATGTCTGTGTTTCTGACAACCCAATATTGTTTCTTGTCCTTATTATCAAGATTACATAGCTTAAGTATTAGAGAGACTGTGACTTCAGGATTTCTGGTAGCAGGCATTCATAAAAAATATTCCACCAAAGATGCTTTAATTTTGGCACTATAGAATTATAGACCAATAAGATATAAtatgtaaatatgtttttttgtaattatagTCCTGACCGGTACATGAACATTACTACTAAAGATGAGTACCCATCAAAAAGAAACCTGTGAAAATCAAGACAACGGCCTGAGCGAGGAGCAGATTGAGATTCTTGAATATAATTTCAATAAAGTGTGCAAGCACCCAGAACATACAACCTTGATGCTGATAGCCGCTGAAGCCGGACTGACAGAGCAGGAGACAGAGGTATATAAGGCGTTACTGATGCAGGCACCTTAAAGCAACCCTCCTGTTCTAGAAAAAATTTCACCTTAACTGGGGAATAAACAGAACACTCACCTAGTGTCCGCTTTTTCATCTTTTAGTTAGATCCTCTAATTCtcaggctcctcttctgccatccaagatggctgtaCCTCTTCTCAGACTGCGTGATGCATACTTTGCGTTTagtagcccaagacacttcctgctgcccttggattggcTAGCACTGCTCACTTGACCAGTCATGGCCATTCAAAGAGCATGGCTGGACAAGTAGAAAGTGTTTGGGGCTAACAATGAACAGTGTGTATCAGTCTGAGAAGTGGTGCGGCCATCTTGAATAGAAGATAAGCCCAAGAATTAGTGAATCTGTGAGTAAAAAGATTAAATGGAGGGCATCATCTAAGTGTTGTTTCGTTCTTCAGTtcatgtgatttatttttttcttgaactaGAGGGTagctttaaagaggttatcccatgaaagTTTGTatcacctatccataggataaCTAATAATTGTACGTGTGCTGCAGAACAGAGCTTTACTTAGACAGCactccatcagtcccatagaagtcaatggatcgGTGGACCAATGTttgcactactgctccattcaactgGGGACCCTCATTCTCAGGATTGCTGGAGTTCCAGCAGATGGACCACCAGTAATTTGACATGTACACCTATGTTGTGGATAGGTGATCAATGTTGTTTATGGGATAACTCTATTATATGTAATTTTAAAGTATTTATTCACATGCACAGTAGAACCAATATATAACGGATAGCACTAGGCAACTGAAGATATCATCATTCCTAATGAAAATTGGCTGTGTGTTGCTCATGTCAAAATTATTATGACAGTTGGAGGTTATGAAAGACCACAACTGCTATATCGTTCTTGTGCAGTGGATAATAAATACCAGATTGCATTATGGTCTGCCTTGTGCAAATCCCCGGTGCCAAGATCCAAGAGTCTACCATGGTATAAGAAGAGCAAAACACCAATGACATGTGATGCAATGAGCTCAGCTATTTCCTTCAGTCCCATAGACGTTAAATATAGTGGCAGAGTGAATGCTCGACTGCTACTCCGCTGAGACGCATGTGGTGAGGAGCAACAGGGAACTTGGGACCCTGTTCTAGTGcacggtgtggggggggggggtcccatcaGTGGGACCTCTAGTGATCACAGATTTATCACCGATCCTGCAGTGATATAAGTGGAGTAAGTGGTTGGCTAGGGGGTTGGAGAGGAGAGCACAGTTTGGGTGACGAACAAAGCCAATTGAGGAGTTGGGTGACAGCCCTTGAATTGCAGGGATAAGCATGGAAAGAAATAATGAATACACATAAACAACTATCATGCCAAAGAATAATGTTCATTATCTATGTGTATTCTGCTAAAACGTTGGCTCTAACTAATGGATATTCATTCAGGTAAAACATTGgggacttgattaaaaaaaaaaatattaaaattctgATGTTTACTGAATATGTGTTTTGTAGATTTACAAAAGAGGTGGTAAATGTAAACTTCACCCCAACTTGACATTAAGCCTTAGAATGACTCTTCTAATAGTTTCTTTTAAATGAAGGACTGACTTGTTTTTACCATCTGACATGTAGAAGTTTACTGTCTCCTTAAAAGCTTATAtacttactagtgttgagcgagcatgctcggccgcatACTAGATCAGCTCGAGCATctctatgctcagcacatggcggtactcagccgagtaccacatgtgctcgagcgcaatgctcaagtctcctcaccGCACGTTtcgtggctgctaagcagcctataaacatgcaggtaagtactaccctcactgtaatgccagtagacatgttggatactggcattacagtgattggctggtcagAACacgtcatcgagtgctatatagaACCCGATGACCCATGTCCGGCTCAGTCTAAGTCTGGCAGAGCTgaggataggaagggacagagagtgtagggagtgtaatcgaatattataagtgtacaaaaacttttcagagacccaaaggtccttgtaaggactattgtgcgtgacagcagcaatatatttttgtagcgcaacctgcgctaaattgctcagtgttagcaagagctgtgcataggaagggagagatagtgtagggagtgtaataggaagatttttatgcaaaaaacttttcagagacccaaaaatccttttaaggactattgtgtgcaacagcagcaatatacattttcagcacatactgcgctaaataccgtgtaataggctgctgcggacagttacattatccgcgccacatctcctgtgtaaattgtgcgcatccctaaaatatccgtgacatccagtgtactttttccgtaggcgGTGTCTGCTGGGGGCTGTTAAATTattcacgccacatctcctgtttaaagtgtgtgcatccctaaaatatcagtgacatccagtgcagtttttctatagaaggtgtctgctgtggacagttaaatcatccgcgccacatcttctgtctaaagtgtgcgcatccctaaaatatcagtgacatccagtgtacttttttctctagacggtgtcctctgtggattgttaaattatctgcgcaacatctcctgtttaaccagctcagctcccctagcttcaacccccttaatgaccagaccactttttacaattgtgcactacactactttcacggtttattgctcggtcatacaacttaccacccaaattaattttgcctcctgttcttctcactaatagagctttcatttggtggtatttcattgctgctgacatttttactttttttgatattaatcggaattgaccaaaatttttgcaaagaaacttaatttttcactttcggttgaaaaatttttcaattaaaactacattctatataaatttttctctaaatttattattctacatgtctttgataaaaaaaatgcaataagtgtatatttattggtttgggtaaaagttatagcgtttacaaactatggtgcaaaaatgtgaattttccgcattttgaagcagctctgactttctgagcacctgtcatgtttcctgaggttctacaatgcccagacagtggaaacaccccacaaatgaccccatttcggaaataagacaccctaaggtattcgctgataggcatagtgagttcattgaagtttttattttttgtcacaagttagcagaaatttttttttctttttttttttttacaaagtatcatattccactaacttgtgataaaaaataaaattttacatgaactaaccatacccctcacggaataccttggggtgtcttctttccaaaatggggtcacatgtggggaatttatactgccctggcattttaggggccctaaagcgtgagaagtagtttggaatccaaattcgtaaaaatgccctgtgaaatcctgaaagtactcattggaaattgggcccctttgcgcatcttggctgcaaaaaagtgtcacacatgtgatatcgccatactcagaagaagtagggcaatgtgttttatcGCCAtactctaaaagtcaacttttcgcttttttttttaatacaaagttgtcattatagagagatatttctctcacccagcatgggtatatgtaaaaagacaccccaaaacacatttccctacttcttctgagtacggcgataccacatgtgtgacacttttttgcagcctaggtgcgcaaaggggcccaaattccttttaggagggcatttttagacatttggattccagacttcttctcacgctttagggcccctaaaatgccagggcagtataaataccccacatgtgaccccattttggaaagaagacaccccaggatattccgtgaggggcatggcgagttcatagaagtttttttttttggcacaagttagcggaaatagattttttttttttgtttttgctcacaaagtctccctttccgctaacttgtgacaaaaaattcaatctttcatggactcactttgcccctcagcgaataccttggggtgtcttatttccgaaatggggtcaattgtggggtattcatactgccctggcattttaggggctctaa
This portion of the Bufo gargarizans isolate SCDJY-AF-19 chromosome 1, ASM1485885v1, whole genome shotgun sequence genome encodes:
- the HOPX gene encoding homeodomain-only protein → MSTHQKETCENQDNGLSEEQIEILEYNFNKVCKHPEHTTLMLIAAEAGLTEQETEKWFKVRLSKWRRSEGLPSESGSVMD